The genome window ATTTATCCAATACACTTACTTGGTTTTATGATATCGTAATCCCATCCTTTTCCAGTGTCAATCTCAATTCATCCAGCGAGCGATCCAGACGTGTAGTAATATCTGCCGAGAGTACGAATTGTCCATCATTCAGTCGTTCAATTCCCTGATCCACAGCATACACACCACCCAGGATATGTCTTCCACCAAGGGCCGCCAGTACAGGCTTCAATGCATAATCAATGGCGAGCAGATGAGCAATAGAGCCACCGATAACGAGTGGAAGTGTCAACTTGCCCCGTAGACCTTCTTGCGGAATCAGATCCAGGAACAGCTTGAGCACTCCCGAGTACGATGCCTTGTATACCGGCGTAGCTACAATGACTGCATCCGCGGCTTCAACGACAGCCAGTGCATCCCGAATGAATGAGCTGCCGAACCGGGCTTGCACCAGATCCTCAGCGGGTAGATCCGCAACATGAATGACTTCAACGGTGATGCCTGCCTCCGTTAATTTTTGGCTGCTGTAATCCGTCAGACCTGTCAAACGCGAACGTTTGGAAGGTGATCCGGCAATAATGACGACATGTGGCATAACGTATTCCTCCTCAAGCGTAAACTGCTGTCGCCGTCCTCTGGTGGCACAGCTACCGTTTCGCAGTGAAATATAAAAATGGATAGGGTGAAAATTATAACTTCTTATATTTTGGTATAGCGGTCAGGCCGCTCCTTTTACTTTGGGGTCCAACCGATCGCGAATATCGTCTCCAATCAGATTAACCGCCAGTACAAACAACGTGATCGCAAGCCCCGGGAACGTACAGATCCACCAGGCAACCGTTAGATACCCTCTACCTTGGGAGAGCAATGCACCCCAATCCGGAATTTCTTTCAACACCCCAAGCCCAAGAAAACTCAGTCCTGAACCCGTTAAGATCGATGTCCCTACGCCCAACGTAGCCATGACCAGCAACGGTGACAATGAATGTGGCAGTACATGTTTCCAGAAAATACGTGTATTGGAACCACCCAGTGAACGTGTCGCTGTAATGAAAGGCAGACCTTTGACCGATATGACTTGCCCACGCATGACCCGTGCGTACCCCGGAATGGAGGAAACAGCAACAGCCAGTGCAATGTTCATCAGTCCTGGCCCGAGAGCAGCGGCAACAGACAATGCCAGGAGCACGCCGGGTACAGCCATCAGAATATCAACAGCTCGCATGGTAATCGTGTCGACAATGCCTCCGGCATAACCGGAGATAATACCAAGCGCACTACCGACAATACCGCCTACAAGTACCGAAGCGAATCCAATGAGCAATGAATCTCTGCTCCCATGTACAACCACACTGAAGATATCCCTGCCAAAATAGTCCGTCCCGAACAGGTGTGCAGCGGAGGGAGCCTGCAGAATGGCATCCGTCATCATCTGCGTTGGATCATAGGGCGCAATCCATCCCGGCACAATCGCACATGCTACGGTAAAGACCACCACCAGCAATGCTGCATAAAAGAATAATCGGGATACCGCGAATGAGACGCGATAACGCCAAGGGCGGCGATTCCATAGACGGATACGTCCTGCACCGCCTGCCCATGCTTTTTTGTCACTAACCAAAGGTTTCATGCTCATGAGCAACAACGCCTCCTTCCATACTCCTAGTCAGGACACTGCTGACTATTCCATCCAATATCATGTTCGGACTGCACGCCGAACCCGGGGATCAATGTACGAATACGAAATATCCACCAGCAGGTTCAGGACCACATAGATAATGGATGTAAAGAAAACAACGCCTTGTACCACGGGCAGATCCTTGGCCATTAGCGCATCCGCAATGATCCGGCCGATTCCTTGTCTGGAGAAGACGGTCTCCACCACAACGGTTCCAGCAAGTAGATCACCGATCAGCATGCCGATTACTGTTACAGCAGGGATCAGTGCATTACGAAGTGCATGACCATACATGATGGCACGTTCCGAAAGGCCTTTGGCCCGTAAAGCCACGATAAACGGTTCGTTGATGACTTCCAGCATACTGTTCCGTACCATCCGTACAATAAATCCTGCACCCACGAGACCCAGTGTAGCCGCGGGAAGAACCAGTGAACTGAAACCGTCGGAACCCATGGCCGGGAACCAGCCAAGCTGTACCGAGAATAACAGGATGAGCAATATCCCCGTCCAGAAGGTTGGCATGGAGATGCCGAACAACCCAACGAGCCGGGCGACAAAATCAATTACGCCATTGCGATGAATGGCAGACAATACACCGAGTGTAATTCCGATTGTAATGGCAATGATTGAGCTGAGAGCAGTCAAAGCCATTGTAGCTGGAAAATGTTCCAGTATCTTCGGCAAGACCGGATCAGAATTGATCATGGATTTGCCAAAATCCCCACGCAGCATATCACCGAAATAGTTGGCAAACTGAATGTAAAACGGCTGATCCAATCCAAGCTGCGCCCGCAGATTCTCGATCATCTCCGGCGTAGCCGAGGATGGATCCAGCATGAGCAGAACCGGATCACCCGGCAGAAGATACATGATGCAGTATACCAGCACCGAAGCTCCGAAAATAACCAGAAGCGATGTTGCAAGTCTCGACAGTATCGTTTGAACCATACCGGGATATCTCCTTCCTGTATCTGGATTGACCCTTCATGCTAGGGCTGAATACGAACATCATTGAAGAGGGGATAACCCAGGGAATCAAACTTGATACCTTCCACCTTTTTGGATGCTGCAACGGTATACGGGAATACATAGATCGGCAGAATCACCGCTTGCTCAATCAGATATTGTTGAATCTGATTGTAGATCTCGACACGTTTATCCGCGTCACTCTCAACGGCCCCCTGCTCCAGCAGTTCATCGATCTTTGGATCAGACAAACCGGATAAGGTCGGACGCTGCCCCTCTGCACTCGTATGATAGAAGGCGTACAAGGCATTTGGATCAGAATTGACCTGGCTATTGCCATAGAGATCATAATCCCAGTTCTGATAGATGACCGTTGCTACGTCTTTCGTAATCTCCACTTCAACGGCGATGCCTACCTGTTTCAGCTGTTGCTGGATAATCGCAGCAATGTCATTGCGTTTCTCCCGATTGGGTGAACCATCGACATAACGCAGGGTCAGCTTCTGGCCGTCTTTGGCACGAATACCGTCTGCACCTTTCACCCAGCCTTGTTCATCGAGCAGCTGATTGGCTTTGTTGATGTCAGGGTTAATGCTTCCTTCCAGCGATGCATCATAACCCAGAATTCCAGGAGACAGTGCAGACCACGCTCGTTCGTAGTTGCCGAGATACAATGTTTTGACAATCGATTCCACATCTACGGCAGATTGTACCGCCTGTCTTACTTTCACATCATCCCAAGGCGCTTTGCGCAGATTGAAAAAGAGTGTGTACGGCAATCCAACTGTATTAGCCTGCAACAATTGTTGGTTCGGATCGTTCTTTAATGCAGCGATATTTTGCGGCGGAACGGTCTCGGCAGCGAGTACCTGACCACTCTGAACACTTCCAATGCGTGTCGCTTCTTCCGGTACGATCTTGAATGTGATCGTATCCACATGAGGTGCGGCTTTATTTTCAACCGTCTCAGGTCCCCAATTATAATCCTTGTTTTTGGCAACGACGATATCCGCATTTTCATCCCATTTCACAAAGGTATACGGACCTGTGCCCACCGGATTTTTACCTAACTGGTCGCCATATTTTTGGGCAGCTGTAGGGGATACGATCCCCAGAAGTGCCTGACTCAGATTGCCGAGAAAAGCCTGCGATGGTGAATCCAGATTTACCTTGATGGTATATTCATCAATGACCTCGGAGGAGCTATAGGGTCTAATCAGGGCTAGAGAATTGGCAGCTTTGGTGGCCGGATCAATCACTCGGTCCAGATTGTATTTCACGGCTTCCGCATTAAACGGCGTACCATCATGGAACTTCACGCCTTCACGCAGCTTGAACGTATAACTCTTGCCGTCCTCGGATACGCTCCATTCTGTGGCAAGCCAAGGTTTGATGGAGCCATCAGGCAGCTGCACAACCAGATTGTCGTAGATCGTCCGGATGGCGCGTACCGTTACGGCAAGCCCACTGCGATGAGGGTCCAACGTATCCGGTGAAGTCGCGAGTGCAAAAGTCAGGTTGCCTCCTTCGGCTTGCTCGCCCTGTTCTCCGCCCGAAGCCTGAGCAGCACCGTTCGCACTGCCCCCCGCCGCTGCTCCGCAACCGGATAATACCATCACCAATACTGCTGCCAATGCCATATATTTCATCCATGAGATAGACCTGTTCATATCGCTTCCCCCTCTGTGTATACAGGTGTCATTATAATGATGCGTATATCTAATACTTGATATATCCTATGAGTTAAGTCGGTTTTAAAATAGTGTGAATGGTTGAGTTCATCTCAATTATGCCAGATCAGATACCACTTGCTCCCTGGCAGCCGTATAACGGTTAACCGGAATTTTCACCCCAAGATTACCTCGCAATGTATCGTGTTCATAGTCCGTACGATAGAGGCCGCGCTCTTGCAGAATTGGAACAACCAGTTTTACGAAATCAGACAATCCACTTGGCAATTCGGAAGCAATAATGAAACCGTCAGCCGCTTCCGTCTCAAACCATTCCTGAATTTTGTCAGCAACCTGCTCCGGTGTGCCGAGGAATTTGCTGCGTGGTGTTGCTGCCCGCAGTGCCACTTCACGCAAGGTCAACCCTTGCTCCTTGGCATCCTTCTTAATCTTGTCCGTGCCACTGCGGAAACTGTTGCTTCCAATTCCGTTCAACTCCGGGAAAGGTTCATCCAATGGATATTGGGAGAAATCATGATGTTCGAAGAATCGTCCCAGGTAATCCAATGCTTTGTCTATCGTGACCAAGCTTGCGATTTCCTGATATTTCTGTTCAGCTTCCTCTTCCGTCCGTCCAACAATAGGATTGATACCTGGCAGAATGACAATATCCTGTGAAGAACGTCCATAGGAAGCGGCCCGTGTTTTGACATCCTTATAGAATGCCTGAGCATCTTCAATCGTATCGTGTCCGGTAAAGACAGCATCCGCTTCTTGCGCAGCCAGGTTTTTGCCATCTTCTGAAGAACCTGCCTGGAAAATTACCGGCTGCCCTTGCCGTGAACGGGCAATGTTGAGCGGACCCTGTACGGAGAAGAATTCTCCTTCATGATTAAGGGTGTGCAGCTTGGATGGATCGAAGAATACACCGCTCTCTTTGTCTCTTACAAAGGCATCATCTTCCCACGAGTCCCACAATCCTTTGGTTACCTGCAGATATTCCGTAGCGATGCGGTACCGTTCCGGATGCGTTGGATGATTACTCTTGCTATAGTTCTTCGCTGTACCTTCCAGCGGGGAGGTCACAACGTTCCAGCCTGCACGGCCATCACTGATCTGATCAAGAGAACCGAACTGTCTGGCTACGGTGAAGGGATCACTATAGGATGTCGATAGGGTACCCACCAGTCCAATCCGTGAAGTAACGGCAGCCAAAGCGGACAGGATACTGATTGGTTCGAAACGATTCAGGAAATGGGGAATGGATTTCTCGGTAATATACAGACCGTCTGCGATAAATACAAGATCGAACTTGCCTTCTTCCGCTTTCAGCGTCTGACGTTTGTAGAACTCAAAGTTAACGCTGGCATCTGCCTGAACTTCCGGGTGTCTCCATGTCGTATTGCTGCCTCCGACGCCGTGTACAATTGCTCCGAATTTCAAACTGCGTTTCGCTGTCATGTGCATTCCGCCTTCCTTGGATTAAAATCTTCAAAAGAATGTTCAAGGGTCGTTCTGAAGGGTTAACATATGCGAATCAACTAAAAGTTAACTATTCCTATGAGTTTGGTTTGTTTTAATTTCACAAATCTTATCACTGCCCCGTAAAAGGGTCAACAGCGCGACTAATAGATTTTTTCTATATGTGTATTGAAGATGTGAATGTACGTATCATGGAGTTAGATGCAGAGCATTTACATCTCCTAAAGGCCTCCGGTTCATAAACATTCCAACTGCTGCATCATGCCTATTGCATCATGCAACAGCTGGAACTGCCAGATTCAAAGTGTACATGGATCCTCGTCAGACTGCTGCTGCTTCGTCCGGTTGTGCCAGAAGTTCGGCCAGCTTTTCCAGATCAGGTTCCAGCAAGGCTTCGAACTTGCCGTCCCCTCCCACTTCAATAACGGGTACATGCCGAATGCCATATTTAGCTTCAAGCACATCACGCAGTACGTCATTACCCTGTACTTCAATGTTCTCGAAAGGCTGGTTTCGCTCTGTCAGAAATGCTTTCACTTCCCCGCAGAAATGACAGCCTGTTTTGCTCCACAGCACGACTTTTTTGGTTGATGATGACATCGACATACCTCCTGCTAGGTTTTAAAATTAAGGTCCGGGGAATTCCTCCGAATGCTCTAGACCTTCAATTCCCATCTGTTATATAAGAATTATGGCTATAAATGTACTCCTGCGCCCTTCATGCGTCAATGGATCTGCTAATAGAATAATCCTATAGTTAAATAGAAAGATTAAATTTTATATTTGAAAGATGAACGATTTTACAGGAAAGATTGCCTATTATTTCGACAAACCTGTTCAAAAGCTTGTTTCGCTAATACAGTGTAAAACTTGATCTGATCCGGACTTCGATCTATAGCCCACCTTAATGTATCGAAAGCTTTCAACAGCAACACATGTCTCGCTTGATTCAGTTCATGTTCCTGCTCTTGTATACTTGTCCCATAGCCTTCTAAAAACGCTCTCAATTGTTCGTTATCAGGCCCATTCCCTTGTAGCTGGCATTGCATGAGTTGAATGATATCCCCATACGGCACGACAGTAACCTCTGCATTTCCCCAATCCAAAAGGGTTATCTCACCCGTAGAACTCACAATTGTATTCTTCAAGGAGAGGTCGCCATGGCACAAACCAAAGCGGAACTTTTGCATTTTTAATTGTTCAAACCATTGCCTTACGACCTGTGATTCCTTCATCGTAATGACACCAAGCTCGATCAGCGGGTCCTGCTCCGTCAGACTATTGATATTGTACTGAACATAACCTTGCCAACTGCCATCTGATCCTGGATGCGGGGGAGAATAAAATTGATTTTGTACCTCATCGTGCATTTCCCTTCCAAAGCCATTCACTGAGATGGATTGAAACTGTTTTGTGTACTCTCCGAGTTTTCTCCAAATCACGGTTGGAGACACTGTCGTGTCCAAACCGTTATCCCCTTCCACAACCGTTTGAATCATATAGGCATGTTCGGCGTTGACTCCAACGGATAATGTCTTTGGCACAGGGATACCGGCACTTGCTGCCCGTTCGATACACCATTTTTCTTTCACAAAGGTGGAATATGTATCTGGATCGTTCATGCGTACAACCACTTTACGACTTGCCGTCTCCACCAGGCAGACTTGATTGACAAAACCTTTGCCGAGGATATGATGAGAGCATTTTACTTTTTCAAGCAGAAAATCACTGGCAATCTGTTCAGCTTGTCTGACTACAGAATTC of Paenibacillus sp. FSL R5-0517 contains these proteins:
- a CDS encoding ABC transporter permease; translated protein: MVQTILSRLATSLLVIFGASVLVYCIMYLLPGDPVLLMLDPSSATPEMIENLRAQLGLDQPFYIQFANYFGDMLRGDFGKSMINSDPVLPKILEHFPATMALTALSSIIAITIGITLGVLSAIHRNGVIDFVARLVGLFGISMPTFWTGILLILLFSVQLGWFPAMGSDGFSSLVLPAATLGLVGAGFIVRMVRNSMLEVINEPFIVALRAKGLSERAIMYGHALRNALIPAVTVIGMLIGDLLAGTVVVETVFSRQGIGRIIADALMAKDLPVVQGVVFFTSIIYVVLNLLVDISYSYIDPRVRRAVRT
- the ssuE gene encoding NADPH-dependent FMN reductase; translated protein: MPHVVIIAGSPSKRSRLTGLTDYSSQKLTEAGITVEVIHVADLPAEDLVQARFGSSFIRDALAVVEAADAVIVATPVYKASYSGVLKLFLDLIPQEGLRGKLTLPLVIGGSIAHLLAIDYALKPVLAALGGRHILGGVYAVDQGIERLNDGQFVLSADITTRLDRSLDELRLTLEKDGITIS
- a CDS encoding ABC transporter permease; the protein is MSMKPLVSDKKAWAGGAGRIRLWNRRPWRYRVSFAVSRLFFYAALLVVVFTVACAIVPGWIAPYDPTQMMTDAILQAPSAAHLFGTDYFGRDIFSVVVHGSRDSLLIGFASVLVGGIVGSALGIISGYAGGIVDTITMRAVDILMAVPGVLLALSVAAALGPGLMNIALAVAVSSIPGYARVMRGQVISVKGLPFITATRSLGGSNTRIFWKHVLPHSLSPLLVMATLGVGTSILTGSGLSFLGLGVLKEIPDWGALLSQGRGYLTVAWWICTFPGLAITLFVLAVNLIGDDIRDRLDPKVKGAA
- a CDS encoding aminoglycoside phosphotransferase family protein; the encoded protein is MKNSVVRQAEQIASDFLLEKVKCSHHILGKGFVNQVCLVETASRKVVVRMNDPDTYSTFVKEKWCIERAASAGIPVPKTLSVGVNAEHAYMIQTVVEGDNGLDTTVSPTVIWRKLGEYTKQFQSISVNGFGREMHDEVQNQFYSPPHPGSDGSWQGYVQYNINSLTEQDPLIELGVITMKESQVVRQWFEQLKMQKFRFGLCHGDLSLKNTIVSSTGEITLLDWGNAEVTVVPYGDIIQLMQCQLQGNGPDNEQLRAFLEGYGTSIQEQEHELNQARHVLLLKAFDTLRWAIDRSPDQIKFYTVLAKQAFEQVCRNNRQSFL
- a CDS encoding glutaredoxin family protein translates to MSSSTKKVVLWSKTGCHFCGEVKAFLTERNQPFENIEVQGNDVLRDVLEAKYGIRHVPVIEVGGDGKFEALLEPDLEKLAELLAQPDEAAAV
- a CDS encoding LLM class flavin-dependent oxidoreductase produces the protein MTAKRSLKFGAIVHGVGGSNTTWRHPEVQADASVNFEFYKRQTLKAEEGKFDLVFIADGLYITEKSIPHFLNRFEPISILSALAAVTSRIGLVGTLSTSYSDPFTVARQFGSLDQISDGRAGWNVVTSPLEGTAKNYSKSNHPTHPERYRIATEYLQVTKGLWDSWEDDAFVRDKESGVFFDPSKLHTLNHEGEFFSVQGPLNIARSRQGQPVIFQAGSSEDGKNLAAQEADAVFTGHDTIEDAQAFYKDVKTRAASYGRSSQDIVILPGINPIVGRTEEEAEQKYQEIASLVTIDKALDYLGRFFEHHDFSQYPLDEPFPELNGIGSNSFRSGTDKIKKDAKEQGLTLREVALRAATPRSKFLGTPEQVADKIQEWFETEAADGFIIASELPSGLSDFVKLVVPILQERGLYRTDYEHDTLRGNLGVKIPVNRYTAAREQVVSDLA
- a CDS encoding ABC transporter substrate-binding protein; this encodes MNRSISWMKYMALAAVLVMVLSGCGAAAGGSANGAAQASGGEQGEQAEGGNLTFALATSPDTLDPHRSGLAVTVRAIRTIYDNLVVQLPDGSIKPWLATEWSVSEDGKSYTFKLREGVKFHDGTPFNAEAVKYNLDRVIDPATKAANSLALIRPYSSSEVIDEYTIKVNLDSPSQAFLGNLSQALLGIVSPTAAQKYGDQLGKNPVGTGPYTFVKWDENADIVVAKNKDYNWGPETVENKAAPHVDTITFKIVPEEATRIGSVQSGQVLAAETVPPQNIAALKNDPNQQLLQANTVGLPYTLFFNLRKAPWDDVKVRQAVQSAVDVESIVKTLYLGNYERAWSALSPGILGYDASLEGSINPDINKANQLLDEQGWVKGADGIRAKDGQKLTLRYVDGSPNREKRNDIAAIIQQQLKQVGIAVEVEITKDVATVIYQNWDYDLYGNSQVNSDPNALYAFYHTSAEGQRPTLSGLSDPKIDELLEQGAVESDADKRVEIYNQIQQYLIEQAVILPIYVFPYTVAASKKVEGIKFDSLGYPLFNDVRIQP